One Setaria viridis chromosome 3, Setaria_viridis_v4.0, whole genome shotgun sequence DNA window includes the following coding sequences:
- the LOC117849917 gene encoding thaumatin-like pathogenesis-related protein 1 → MAPRAASSSVLLLILAALAAGASAATFTITNRCGYTVWPAGIPVGGGTQLNPGETWTVDVPAGTSGRFWGRTGCSFNGGSGHCDSADCAGALSCTVSGQTPATLAEYSIGGSQDFYDISLVDGFNQPMDFSCSTGVNLHCPGAGCPDAYLFPKDDTKTHACAGNSNYQVTFCP, encoded by the coding sequence ATGGCGCCCCGTGCTGCCTCCTCGTCGGtactcctcctcatcctcgccGCCTTGGCCGCCGGCGCGAGCGCGGCCACCTTCACCATCACCAACAGGTGCGGCTACACGGTGTGGCCGGCGGGCATCCCGGTGGGCGGCGGCACGCAGCTCAATCCAGGCGAGACGTGGACCGTGGACGTGCCCGCCGGCACCAGCGGCAGGTTCTGGGGCCGCACCGGTTGCTCCTTCAACGGCGGGAGCGGCCACTGCGACAGCGCCGACTGCGCCGGCGCGCTCTCCTGCACCGTCTCCGGCCAGACGCCGGCGACGCTGGCCGAGTACAGCATCGGCGGCTCGCAGGACTTCTACGACATCTCGCTGGTGGACGGGTTCAACCAGCCCATGGACTTCTCCTGCAGCACCGGCGTGAACCTCCACTGCCCCGGCGCCGGCTGCCCCGACGCCTACCTCTTCCCGAAAGATGACACCAAGACCCACGCCTGCGCCGGCAACAGCAACTACCAGGTCACCTTCTGCCCATGA
- the LOC117847685 gene encoding thaumatin-like protein, which produces MAATSVLFLLLATFAAGASAATFTVTNNCGSTVWPAATPVGGGRQLNPGQTWTFGVPAGTSSGRVWGRTGCSFNGNSGRCATGDCGGALSCTLSGQPPMTLAEFTLGGAQDFYDISVIDGYNLAMAFSCSSGDRIVCTSSRCPQAYLFPEDNKKLHACAGNSNYQVTFCP; this is translated from the coding sequence ATGGCTGCCACCTCggtcctcttccttctcctcgccacCTTCGCGGCCGGCGCCAGCGCTGCCACCTTCACCGTCACCAACAACTGCGGCTCCACGGTGTGGCCAGCGGCCacccccgtcggcggcggcaggcagcTCAACCCTGGCCAGACGTGGACCTTCGGCGTGCCCGCCGGCACCAGCTCCGGCAGGGTCTGGGGCCGCACGGGGTGCTCCTTCAACGGCAACAGCGGGAGGTGCGCGACCGGCGACTGCGGCGGCGCGCTCTCCTGCACCCTCTCCGGGCAGCCTCCCATGACGCTGGCCGAGTTCACCCTCGGCGGCGCCCAGGACTTCTACGACATCTCGGTGATCGACGGCTACAACCTCGCCATGGCCTTCTCCTGCAGCTCCGGCGACCGCATCGTGTGCACGAGCTCCAGGTGCCCCCAGGCCTACCTCTTCCCGGAGGACAACAAGAAGCTCCATGCCTGCGCCGGGAACAGCAACTACCAGGTCACCTTCTGCCCATGA